The Euphorbia lathyris chromosome 2, ddEupLath1.1, whole genome shotgun sequence genome includes a window with the following:
- the LOC136220109 gene encoding transcription factor MYB108-like, with the protein MEDVVKASCNSSNSSNSSTTTSEEEMISDLRRGPWTVEEDFKLINYIASNGEGRWNSLARSAGLKRTGKSCRLRWLNYLRPDVRRGNITLEEQLMILELHFRWGNRWSKIAQHLPGRTDNEIKNYWRTRVQKHAKQLKCDVNSKQFKDTMKYLWMPRLIERIQAANTSSGAGAGAGGVAAVNTAAEMGSVQNMVPAAVSSNSESFGTQQVVDVPDLINDNYYRISGINNNQDYGGNFQCGYSENMISPSGYFNPVPEFQPVEQNYQQQIWLDGGGDTSDNLWNEDIWFNM; encoded by the exons ATGGAAGATGTTGTAAAAGCAAGCTGCAATTCCTCAAATTCTTCAAATTCTTCAACAAcaacaagtgaagaagaaatGATTAGTGATTTAAGAAGAGGTCCTTGGACTGTTGAAGAAGATTTTAAACTCATTAATTACATTGCTTCTAACGGCGAAGGCCGTTGGAATTCCCTCGCTCGTTCCGCCG GACTAAAAAGAACAGGAAAAAGCTGCAGATTAAGATGGTTAAACTATCTAAGACCAGATGTTCGGCGTGGAAATATCACTCTTGAAGAACAACTTATGATACTTGAGCTTCATTTCCGGTGGGGTAACAG ATGGTCGAAGATAGCTCAACATTTACCGGGAAGAACCGACAACGAAATCAAAAACTACTGGAGGACACGTGTCCAAAAACACGCAAAACAGCTAAAATGTGACGTCAACAGCAAACAATTTAAGGATACAATGAAATATCTATGGATGCCACGGCTAATCGAAAGAATTCAGGCCGCAAACACCTCCTCCGGCGCCGGCGCCGGCGCCGGCGGTGTCGCCGCCGTGAACACTGCCGCAGAAATGGGTTCCGTCCAAAACATGGTTCCAGCTGCTGTTTCTTCTAATTCCGAATCTTTTGGAACTCAACAAGTCGTTGATGTTCCGGAtttaattaatgataattattaCCGGATTAGTGGGATTAATAATAATCAGGATTACGGTGGTAATTTTCAATGTGGGTACTCGGAAAATATGATTAGTCCGTCTGGGTATTTTAATCCGGTACCAGAATTTCAACCGGTGGAGCAGAATTATCAACAGCAAATATGGTTGGATGGCGGTGGGGATACGTCGGACAATTTGTGGAATGAGGATATTTGGTTCAATATGTGA